Proteins found in one Opitutaceae bacterium genomic segment:
- a CDS encoding ABC transporter ATP-binding protein, whose amino-acid sequence MTSLIRISDLKKVFLTDEVETHALDGVNLEIFQGEYVSIAGPSGCGKSTLLSILGLLDSPSSGEYLLRGKPVQNLSLSQRARIRNQEIGFIFQAFNLIGDLSVYENVELPLTYRGMGAAERKASVEAALEQVGMSHRARHMPGQLSGGQQQRVAVARALAGKPAVLLADEPTGNLDSKNGDAVMQLLSDLHRGGATIVMVTHDARFARSADRSVNLFDGRIVRDQVAA is encoded by the coding sequence ATGACCTCCCTCATCCGCATCAGCGATCTCAAGAAAGTCTTCCTCACCGACGAGGTGGAAACACATGCACTCGATGGCGTGAACCTTGAGATCTTCCAGGGCGAATACGTCTCGATCGCCGGCCCGTCCGGCTGCGGCAAATCGACGCTGCTCTCCATCCTTGGCCTCCTCGACTCCCCCTCCAGCGGTGAGTATCTCCTGCGGGGGAAGCCGGTCCAGAATCTCTCCCTCTCGCAGCGGGCCCGGATTCGCAACCAGGAGATCGGCTTCATTTTCCAGGCCTTTAATCTGATCGGCGACCTGTCGGTGTATGAAAATGTCGAGCTGCCCCTTACCTATCGCGGGATGGGTGCCGCGGAGCGCAAAGCCTCCGTGGAGGCTGCACTGGAGCAGGTTGGCATGTCCCATCGGGCGCGCCATATGCCGGGCCAGCTTTCGGGTGGCCAACAGCAGCGCGTCGCAGTCGCACGCGCTCTCGCTGGCAAACCCGCAGTGCTCCTCGCCGATGAACCGACTGGCAACCTCGACTCGAAGAACGGCGACGCAGTGATGCAGTTGCTTTCGGATCTCCACCGCGGCGGCGCGACCATCGTCATGGTCACGCACGACGCCCGTTTTGCCAGGAGCGCTGATCGGTCGGTTAACCTGTTTGACGGGCGCATTGTTCGCGACCAGGTCGCCGCCTAA
- a CDS encoding ATP-binding protein: MSQTRQNSPAEKQLAQTDRYLAQAIFYSGLPAFVLAMSLLWATSWDTKTKITISLPVVIFWIGFALAAINRLKRSLLTLSNILASLREGDYSLRARARGRDDAMSDLTREVNRLGDTLRQQRRNETEATQLLTTVMQEIEVGVFAFDSEQRLRLANPAALRLLDVTADRVLGRSAGDLGLGECMAGPDACVLARSFPGAEGRWGMRRTLFHSEGKPHFLILIADLSRTLREEELAAWQRLVRVLGHEINNSLTPIKSIAGSLRTQAARGTLPADNEDLRAGLEIIETRAQGLSRFIDAYARLARLPTPNKVPTRVTALFSRIRSLDTRVGVEIVPSDPAIELFADPALLEQALINLVKNAVDAALAAHEGQSELAAVSLRLELGPGSYRIIVEDNGLGPPESVNLFVPFFTTKPGGSGIGLVFSRQIAESHGGTLVLESRTAARGCKATLSLPA; the protein is encoded by the coding sequence GTGAGTCAAACGAGGCAGAACTCCCCGGCAGAGAAGCAACTCGCGCAAACCGACCGGTACCTCGCGCAGGCGATCTTCTACTCCGGTCTTCCCGCCTTCGTCCTCGCGATGTCCCTTCTTTGGGCCACGTCATGGGACACCAAGACAAAGATTACGATCTCGCTCCCCGTGGTGATCTTCTGGATCGGCTTCGCGCTGGCCGCGATCAACCGCCTGAAGCGCAGCCTGCTCACGCTCTCCAACATTCTCGCCTCCTTGCGTGAAGGTGACTACTCGCTGCGCGCACGCGCACGGGGAAGGGACGATGCAATGTCTGATCTCACCCGCGAGGTGAACCGACTTGGAGACACATTGCGCCAGCAGCGACGGAATGAAACGGAAGCCACCCAGCTCCTGACCACCGTAATGCAGGAGATCGAGGTCGGCGTATTTGCTTTCGACTCGGAACAGCGGCTCCGGCTCGCAAATCCTGCAGCCCTTCGCCTACTTGACGTGACTGCAGACCGCGTCCTTGGGCGATCAGCCGGGGACCTCGGACTGGGAGAGTGCATGGCCGGCCCTGACGCCTGTGTTCTCGCACGTTCTTTTCCCGGAGCCGAAGGACGGTGGGGAATGCGCCGCACCCTCTTCCATTCTGAAGGCAAACCTCACTTTCTGATTTTGATCGCCGATCTGAGCCGCACCCTCCGCGAAGAGGAACTGGCGGCATGGCAACGCCTGGTCCGCGTCCTCGGACATGAGATCAATAACTCGCTGACACCCATAAAGTCGATCGCCGGGTCACTCCGCACCCAAGCCGCACGCGGCACCCTGCCTGCTGACAACGAAGACCTGCGCGCGGGTCTCGAGATCATCGAGACGCGAGCCCAGGGCCTGAGCAGATTCATTGACGCATACGCGAGGCTCGCGCGCCTCCCCACGCCGAACAAGGTGCCGACAAGGGTGACCGCGCTCTTCTCTCGTATCAGATCATTGGATACACGTGTCGGGGTCGAGATAGTCCCCTCCGACCCCGCCATCGAACTCTTCGCGGACCCGGCGCTCCTCGAGCAGGCCCTCATCAATCTCGTCAAGAACGCGGTTGATGCCGCCCTCGCCGCCCACGAGGGCCAGTCGGAGCTGGCGGCGGTCTCCCTTCGCCTGGAATTGGGTCCTGGATCGTACAGAATCATCGTGGAGGACAACGGCCTCGGACCACCCGAATCCGTCAACCTCTTCGTCCCCTTTTTCACCACGAAGCCAGGAGGCTCTGGCATCGGGTTGGTGTTCTCGCGTCAGATTGCCGAAAGCCATGGCGGGACACTCGTCCTTGAAAGCAGGACAGCCGCACGTGGCTGCAAAGCCACCCTCTCGCTTCCCGCCTAA
- a CDS encoding HlyD family efflux transporter periplasmic adaptor subunit gives MDVIRKPDPRKKLKKKLLIGGALVATVLAVLTISHFAKAAPGIDRSLLWIDTVKQGDLMRQARALGTLVPEEIRWLAARSAGRVDRIVLRPGAMVEPDSVILILANPDVEEAATSAESQRLAAEAELENVKVQLQRTVLEAESAAASAKATAEQARLRAEVNAQLYKEGLVSELDMKLSQVTAEQAATQNSIEQKRFAFAKDSIAPQLAVKVAEVERLSAQAKLRAAERDALTVKAGMNGVLSALPVEVGAQVQPGSNLARVADPGRLKAELKVPEMQAKDLVIGLRSKVDTRNGVVAGRVSRVEPSVQNGTVTVDVLFEEPLPNGARPDLSVEGVIEIENISNVVKVGRPSFARERARTTLFRVTPHGNAERVSVEFGRASVDTIEVVSGLKPGEQVILSDLSQWDGYNVLSLE, from the coding sequence ATGGACGTGATCCGCAAGCCTGACCCGCGCAAGAAACTGAAGAAGAAGCTGCTGATTGGTGGCGCCCTTGTCGCAACGGTGCTCGCCGTGCTGACGATCTCCCATTTTGCAAAAGCCGCCCCGGGTATCGACCGTTCACTGCTTTGGATAGATACCGTCAAGCAAGGCGACCTGATGCGACAGGCAAGGGCCCTAGGCACGCTGGTCCCCGAGGAAATCCGCTGGCTTGCCGCGCGTTCCGCGGGCCGCGTCGATCGCATCGTGCTCCGTCCGGGCGCGATGGTCGAACCGGACAGCGTGATCCTCATCCTTGCGAATCCAGACGTTGAGGAAGCGGCAACGAGTGCAGAGTCGCAGCGCTTGGCGGCTGAGGCGGAACTCGAGAACGTCAAGGTCCAGCTCCAACGCACCGTTCTTGAGGCCGAATCCGCAGCCGCCTCCGCCAAGGCCACGGCCGAGCAGGCCCGGCTGCGCGCGGAAGTGAACGCTCAATTGTACAAGGAAGGTCTCGTATCTGAACTTGATATGAAGCTCTCCCAGGTCACAGCAGAACAGGCGGCGACTCAGAATTCGATCGAACAGAAGCGGTTTGCCTTCGCGAAGGATTCGATTGCTCCCCAACTCGCAGTCAAGGTGGCTGAAGTGGAGCGCCTCTCGGCCCAGGCCAAACTACGTGCAGCGGAGCGTGACGCACTGACCGTGAAGGCAGGAATGAACGGCGTACTGTCAGCCCTTCCTGTGGAAGTGGGTGCCCAAGTCCAGCCCGGCAGCAACCTCGCCCGTGTCGCCGATCCGGGTCGCCTGAAGGCCGAGTTAAAGGTGCCGGAAATGCAGGCGAAAGATCTGGTCATCGGGCTCAGATCAAAGGTCGACACGCGCAACGGTGTCGTCGCAGGCCGCGTGAGCCGTGTCGAACCCTCGGTTCAAAACGGAACCGTGACGGTCGACGTGCTCTTTGAGGAGCCCCTGCCAAATGGAGCACGCCCGGATCTCTCCGTCGAGGGAGTCATCGAAATCGAGAACATTTCCAACGTAGTTAAAGTGGGACGACCCTCTTTCGCCCGCGAGCGCGCCCGCACCACCCTCTTCCGTGTCACCCCCCATGGGAACGCGGAGCGGGTCTCCGTCGAATTCGGTCGTGCTTCCGTCGATACGATCGAGGTAGTCTCAGGACTAAAGCCCGGTGAGCAGGTGATCCTCTCCGACCTGTCGCAGTGGGATGGATACAACGTCCTCAGCCTCGAATAG